The following proteins come from a genomic window of Dermacentor albipictus isolate Rhodes 1998 colony chromosome 8, USDA_Dalb.pri_finalv2, whole genome shotgun sequence:
- the LOC139049116 gene encoding plancitoxin-1-like isoform X2, whose product MEFSLVAALLTHAIASVSCGTVPSSPRCKDQDGQDVDWFIVYKFPRMQTNPQNAFTPEGGEFVYVDSRTSQEPLRYWPLSKQDLYEAQNPVALTLAPLYENTTRKDILYFVYNDQPPPIYTGTRNGHCKGVLLFDDAVGVWLLHSVPRFVGGLQSGQYSFPDTGRENGQLFMCVTFPTTQVNTIARILRTEYANVYARQVPQSMLDMYPEVALLAKDSFVRATDQKLFIANLTSDGGTVLRAYGKRATLDEDLYSGVLANDLEDDLAVQSWRNGAGGKLPPACDSSYTVVNVDSIVLRFDADNAVTFDTTEDHSKWAITIDRGVFCFASMNRMESQETRGGEALCFDNAVVRALFRRSAIINTECTV is encoded by the exons ATGGAGTTCTCGCTCGTTGCAGCACTGCTCACCCACGCCATCGCTTCGGTGAGCTGCGGTACGGTACCGTCGTCTCCGAGGTGCAAGGATCAAGACGGGCAGGATGTTGACTG GTTCATCGTGTACAAGTTTCCGCGGATGCAAACCAACCCACAGAACGCCTTCACGCCCGAGGGAGGAGAATTCGTGTACGTGGACTCGCGGACCAGCCAAGAACCGCTGCGCTATTGGCCGCTGTCAAAGCAGGACCTGTACGAAGCTCAGAACCCGGTCGCTCTCACGCTGGCCCCGCTGTACGAGAACACTACAAGAAAG GACATTCTGTACTTTGTCTACAACGACCAGCCGCCGCCGATCTACACTGGAACGCGCAACGGCCACTGCAAAG GTGTCCTCCTGTTCGACGACGCGGTTGGTGTGTGGCTCCTGCACAGCGTGCCAAGATTCGTGGGCGGGCTGCAGAGCGGCCAGTACAGTTTTCCCGACACCGGCAGAGAAAATGGCCAGCTGTTCATGTGCGTCACCTTCCCGACGACCCAAGTAAATACGATTG CGAGGATCTTGCGCACAGAGTACGCCAACGTGTACGCCCGCCAGGTGCCGCAGTCGATGCTGGACATGTACCCGGAGGTGGCGCTACTCGCGAAGGACAGCTTCGTCCGAGCCACTGACCAGAAGCTCTTCATCGCGAACCTGACCAGCGACGGGGGCACCGTCCTGCGAGCGTACGGCAAAAGGGCCACCCTGGACGAAG ACCTTTATTCTGGG GTACTTGCCAACGACCTGGAAGACGACCTCGCCGTGCAGTCCTGGAGGAACGGTGCTGGTGGCAAGCTGCCGCCCGCGTGCGATTCCAGCTACACCGTCGTCAACGTTGACTCGATCGTGCTGAGGTTCGACGCAGACAATGCGGTCACGTTCGACACCACCGAGGACCACAGCAAGTGGGCCATAACCATCGACAGAGGCGTGTTCTGCTTCGCTTCCATGAATCGAATG GAATCTCAAGAAACCCGGGGCGGCGAGGCCCTCTGCTTCGACAATGCTGTGGTGCGGGCTCTCTTCAGACGCAGCGCCATCATCAACACGGAGTGTACCGTGTAG
- the LOC139049116 gene encoding plancitoxin-1-like isoform X1: MEFSLVAALLTHAIASVSCGTVPSSPRCKDQDGQDVDWFIVYKFPRMQTNPQNAFTPEGGEFVYVDSRTSQEPLRYWPLSKQDLYEAQNPVALTLAPLYENTTRKDILYFVYNDQPPPIYTGTRNGHCKGVLLFDDAVGVWLLHSVPRFVGGLQSGQYSFPDTGRENGQLFMCVTFPTTQVNTIARILRTEYANVYARQVPQSMLDMYPEVALLAKDSFVRATDQKLFIANLTSDGGTVLRAYGKRATLDEDLYSEVLANDLEDDLAVQSWRNGAGGKLPPACDSSYTVVNVDSIVLRFDADNAVTFDTTEDHSKWAITIDRGVFCFASMNRMESQETRGGEALCFDNAVVRALFRRSAIINTECTV, encoded by the exons ATGGAGTTCTCGCTCGTTGCAGCACTGCTCACCCACGCCATCGCTTCGGTGAGCTGCGGTACGGTACCGTCGTCTCCGAGGTGCAAGGATCAAGACGGGCAGGATGTTGACTG GTTCATCGTGTACAAGTTTCCGCGGATGCAAACCAACCCACAGAACGCCTTCACGCCCGAGGGAGGAGAATTCGTGTACGTGGACTCGCGGACCAGCCAAGAACCGCTGCGCTATTGGCCGCTGTCAAAGCAGGACCTGTACGAAGCTCAGAACCCGGTCGCTCTCACGCTGGCCCCGCTGTACGAGAACACTACAAGAAAG GACATTCTGTACTTTGTCTACAACGACCAGCCGCCGCCGATCTACACTGGAACGCGCAACGGCCACTGCAAAG GTGTCCTCCTGTTCGACGACGCGGTTGGTGTGTGGCTCCTGCACAGCGTGCCAAGATTCGTGGGCGGGCTGCAGAGCGGCCAGTACAGTTTTCCCGACACCGGCAGAGAAAATGGCCAGCTGTTCATGTGCGTCACCTTCCCGACGACCCAAGTAAATACGATTG CGAGGATCTTGCGCACAGAGTACGCCAACGTGTACGCCCGCCAGGTGCCGCAGTCGATGCTGGACATGTACCCGGAGGTGGCGCTACTCGCGAAGGACAGCTTCGTCCGAGCCACTGACCAGAAGCTCTTCATCGCGAACCTGACCAGCGACGGGGGCACCGTCCTGCGAGCGTACGGCAAAAGGGCCACCCTGGACGAAG ACCTTTATTCTGAGGTACTTGCCAACGACCTGGAAGACGACCTCGCCGTGCAGTCCTGGAGGAACGGTGCTGGTGGCAAGCTGCCGCCCGCGTGCGATTCCAGCTACACCGTCGTCAACGTTGACTCGATCGTGCTGAGGTTCGACGCAGACAATGCGGTCACGTTCGACACCACCGAGGACCACAGCAAGTGGGCCATAACCATCGACAGAGGCGTGTTCTGCTTCGCTTCCATGAATCGAATG GAATCTCAAGAAACCCGGGGCGGCGAGGCCCTCTGCTTCGACAATGCTGTGGTGCGGGCTCTCTTCAGACGCAGCGCCATCATCAACACGGAGTGTACCGTGTAG